The genomic DNA AGAAGTTTGCCGTTGCCTGTAACAACAACGTAAAAAAGGTACAACAATCAATGGCAATAAGCGTCAATGAAATCAGTACGGAAAATTACTCAGTGCCATCATCCTGGCCGCCCACATCGGGGATGGTAGCCAAAATCTCTGACACTTGTCGCTCGAGAGTTGCCAGCAACTTTCGCGCAGCCTTGACTCTCTGCTTCCCACCAAACCGTTCAACCTCCTCATCACTCTTCACCTGATCAAGCAGAAACCTCAACGTCTTCACAATCGGACCAAATATAGTCAAATCACCACtcccagcttcttcttgttcccTCGCAATGTGCGTATCTCTCTCATGCACGAGCATTTTCAACCAATTTTTCCAGTCTGTCGATCTCCTCAAAAAGTGGCCAGCCGTAGCCATTGTCTGCTCTCCTTCTGGAAGTCGGAAAACAACATGCACAGTTCCAGGTGGCATATAGACTGCATCACCTTTGCGAAAGACTTTGAATAGCCAGTTACCTTCGGGTTTTCCATTTTTGGAAGTGTCTGTCCATCTTTTGTGCTCTTCGATGGTCGAAGGATGACTGAGCCATGCGAGTCCCATTTCGCCTTCGTGACAGGAGATGTATGTTCCTAGGCACCAGCGGTCCCAGTGTGGGCCTGTGATGGAGCCAGGATCGGAAATCATGAGTGTGCCTTCGTGTTCTCGTGCGGCTGCTGAGACTTGGAAGAGTTCGTTGGAGGTGATTTCGTGGTTGTTTCCGTTTCCGTCACAGCATTGGTCGGTCTTCGTCCGCTTGGGGCAATCAGCGGGGCAGATGAGCTCGTCGCTGACTTGGAGAATGATGCGGTAGATGTCGCGGAGGAGATTGCAATTCAATGATTGGGCGAAGGTGGGAAGGCATTGCTGAGCCATGGGGTTGAGAATGTCACGTAGATTCCAGGGATAGCCTTTGTCTTGCTCTCCACTTCCGTCTGACGAGAGGAAGTGTTCTCGCATCTTTTGGACGTTGGGTGTCCTTTCTTTGCCTTGGGAATCATGGAAGGTGTAATTTTCCAGGGGATCGAGAAACCATGTGTTTAGAGCTTGCTCGATAGGACGACTCGAAGAATCGCAGACGTCTGGGGCTCCGCCTAGGATAAATACGGGGGCACAGATGGATTTCGTTCCTTTGAGAAGGATATGGGCGTCTTCTTTGCTCAGAATATAGGCGTCTAGTTGCTTGCTCTTCGTTTCTCTGGGTCGTGCCGCTGTGTACTGGATTTTATTGGAAGCAGGCAGAGTCATGCTCTCGAGGAAGGGTAACAAATTGGCGATTTCCTTTCCCCGAAAATTCCTCCTGGAGAGTTTCAGTGCTTTGAACTGCGCGATGGCTGCGAGCCTGTATGATTCGTCGAGATCTTCGTCTTGCGAGGAATTATCGCtcgagtcgtcgtcgtcgtcgtcgtcttcgtcattgtCGCCgtcctcgccgtcgtcgtcaccGTTGTCATCGGGAGGGGTCGGATCACCGCCTGGACCTTCGTCGCCAGGATCTTCGTCACCTGGATCATCATCACCTGGATTTCCATCGCCTGGATTCTCATCGACTGGTCCATCATCACCTGGATCTCCAGCGTAGACCCAACCTCTAGGCAGCTTCGGCCTTGTGTCCGGCCTCGAAGCTGCCTTGGCTGGCTTTCTGGAAGAAGCAGCTTGATTCGTAGAAGCGGAAGCTTTCGTCTTCGGGGCTGCCTTAGCTCTCTTCGGTGGaggtgcagcagcttcgctcGCAGGAGCCTTTCGCTTTCTGTTGTTGCCAGCGGGCTGCGCAGGTTGCCTGGTCGCTTTCTGCTTGCTTGCAAGCGCTGCTTTTGGCTGAGCACTCGTGCTCGTCTTCGCCTTGCGTGCCATGGTGCGTGATGATGACTTACAGTTCTCACCAGGAACGCCATCTCTATTTCATATACCTGCTTGTAGGCTATTCGAGCTCCTGCGACAATAGCCTCATTTCTTCTGACAGGGGTAGAGACAATGAGATGGGTCTATGGACAATGCGATGTGCCTTTGGACAATGACGGTCGAGATTCGATGGCGTATTGCAGGATTAAATTAGCAATTTCTTTGTTTGCTTCCATTGTGAGAACGTCTGTTCTGGAGTCTGGATCATCTTCAGTGCAGTCCATGACAATTACACGAAGATGGAGAGGTTCTAGGTGGAGGTCCTGCTGCGAAGGCCGAGAGCTGATGCGCAGGCAAACACGACTCGTGCACGGGCCATTGCGGACAATTGGGCGTATTGTCACCGTTTTCTTATTGTCCTTGAGATCCTCGCAGCGGCCAACTTCGCTGCCTCGGTAGACCTGTAGATTCGTTGAGTAGCTCCCAAAGAAGCAGGAATTGGTCGGAAAGACTTGGCAAATGCTATTCAGTCTCGGAGGCTTTGATCCTTGGAGCTGAATGTGATGTGAAATATGGTGAAATAAATGTTTGACAGATATCAGTATCCGCTGCCTACCATCCCAAAACTTTTTTTCGTACGTCCAATGCGACTCTTGCGCCATCTTCGATAGCACCATCAATGAAGCCTCTCCACAAGAATGACCAATCAGCATTTGCGAAGTGTACGTTTCCTTGCCTCTTTCGCAGGCCATCAAGGATCGCACGATCTGCAATCATACCTGGTCTCAACCACTCCCAAGCACCTTGTGCGTAGGGATCTCGTGACCAATTGTGAAATACAACACGTTTGACATCCATCTCCGGAGCGAAGCGTTGTAGAGCGCGAACAGTGTCACTGATGTCTTCCTCGCCTTGCAGGTGTACGCCTTCGTAGGAGCTGCCAAATGCGACGAGATGTGTGTTGCCTGCTGGAGTAGTGCCATCTCCGAAAGTGTAAGTGAGCCTGTCGAATGGCCGGGCGATCGTGCTGGAAAGCGAGCGAAGTTCAGGATTAGCTGCTTCAACGTGCACTTTGGAGACCTGGTTGACGTGGCCTTGCTGCGAGGCGCGCAACTTGGCTGCGTCCAGAGGCGGGGAGAACTCGACATCTTTCAACACATTCAGTGGAACTGTGCAGATGACTTGCTTGGCCTGGTACTCGTTCGTGCTTGTGCGAACGAGAACTGAGGCATCTGAGTCCTGTACTGATGTGATAGGAGCGCTGAAGATGTAGTCAAGATTCCCGGTGGCTTGAGCTTCATCAAAGAACTTTCGAGCAAAATTCGATTGACCAGATCGGAGTTTGTACGTCAAGCATTGTTCCATGAAGAGCTGCATGTCGTAATTGTTCAGAGCCCACCAGCGAAGCAGCTCACCGAAACTTGCGTCTTCCAGTTTGGCGCCACAAGTAATCGCAAGAAAGCCTTCAATGACAGCCAGCTCTGCCTCTGTGAGCGAAACTTGCTGTAGCCGGTCTGCAATCGACATGTTGTCATACTTGCCCAGCTGAGCATCGATGTTCGCTGCACCTGGCATGGGAATGGTCTTTCTCCCAAACGCACCATCGACGTCCACCAGCTTGCGAAGCGCAGAGTTGCTCAATTCTGCTTCTTGAGCCCGGCTGTACTTTGTCGTCTGTCCACCAGTGTGCAACATGAACGAGTTCACACCTTTGTCCAGATCATGACTGTTCTCCAGATCTTCTTGCAGACTGTAGCGTGAGATTTCTCTGTAGACATGAGGCTGATTCCAGTGCACCCAGGTGCCTCCAAGTTCGAAGGGGTAGTCGCCCAGGTTGGAAGACCA from Cercospora beticola chromosome 3, complete sequence includes the following:
- a CDS encoding uncharacterized protein (antiSMASH:Cluster_9), with the protein product MNTRTEGFQYTPEAGLRPGLPTLGAIQPQKSITRQSHDVIVIGAGYAGLTAARDLTTSGLKVLLIEARDRIGGRTWSSNLGDYPFELGGTWVHWNQPHVYREISRYSLQEDLENSHDLDKGVNSFMLHTGGQTTKYSRAQEAELSNSALRKLVDVDGAFGRKTIPMPGAANIDAQLGKYDNMSIADRLQQVSLTEAELAVIEGFLAITCGAKLEDASFGELLRWWALNNYDMQLFMEQCLTYKLRSGQSNFARKFFDEAQATGNLDYIFSAPITSVQDSDASVLVRTSTNEYQAKQVICTVPLNVLKDVEFSPPLDAAKLRASQQGHVNQVSKVHVEAANPELRSLSSTIARPFDRLTYTFGDGTTPAGNTHLVAFGSSYEGVHLQGEEDISDTVRALQRFAPEMDVKRVVFHNWSRDPYAQGAWEWLRPGMIADRAILDGLRKRQGNVHFANADWSFLWRGFIDGAIEDGARVALDVRKKVLGW